The following are encoded in a window of Calonectris borealis chromosome 17, bCalBor7.hap1.2, whole genome shotgun sequence genomic DNA:
- the SRSF6 gene encoding serine/arginine-rich splicing factor 6 — MPRVYIGRLSYHVREKDIQRFFSGYGRLLEVDLKNGYGFVEFEDSRDADDAVYELNGKDLCGERVIVEHARGPRRDRDGYSYSSRSGGGGGYSSRRQSGRDKYGPPVRTEYRLIVENLSSRCSWQDLKDFMRQAGEVTYADAHKERTNEGVIEFRSYSDMKRALDKLDGTEINGRKIRLVEDKPRSSHRRSYSGSRSRSRSRRRSRSRSRRSRSSRSRSRSVSKSRSRSKSRSRSKDRSRSRSKSRKSRSKSKSKPKSDRGSRSHSRSKEKSEKSRSRSRSRSRSPKENGKGDAKSKSRSRSRSRSNSPQQQPSAKARSESPPKRAASRSRSRSRSKSRSRSRSSSRD; from the exons ATGCCGCGCGTCTATATCGGCCGCCTGAGCTACCACGTCCGGGAGAAGGACATCCAGCGCTTCTTCAGCGGCTATGGCCGCCTGCTCGAGGTCGACCTCAAAAACGG ctacGGCTTCGTGGAGTTCGAGGACTCCCGAGACGCCGATGATGCCGTTTACGAGCTGAACGGCAAGGATCTGTGCGGGGAGCGCGTGATCGTGGAGCacgcccgcggcccccgccgcgaCAGGGACGGGTACAGCTACAGTAGTCGCA gtgggggtggtggcggaTATAGCAGTCGGAGACAATCTGGAAGAGATAAATACGGACCGCCTGTTCGTACAGAGTACAGACTGATTGTTGAAAACCTTTCCAGTCGCTGTAGTTGGCAGGATTTGAAA GATTTCATGAGGCAAGCTGGTGAGGTAACCTATGCAGATGCTCACAAAGAACGTACAAATGAAGGAGTGATTGAGTTCCGATCTTACTCGGACATGAAGCGTGCCCTGGACAAACTGGATGGCACAGAGATAAATGGAAGGAAGATCAGGCTGGTTGAAGACAAGCCACGGTCAAGCCACAGGCGGTCTTACTCTGGCAGCAGGTCAAG GTCGCGATCTAGAAGACGGTCTAGAAGCAGAAGTCGTAGAAGTAGGAGCAGCCGCAGCAGGTCCCGTAGTGTCTCCAAAAGCCGTTCGCG GTCTAAATCCAGGTCACGAAGCAAAGACCGCTCACGTTCCAGATCTAAAAGCAGAAAGTCTAGATCAAAGAGCAAATCGAAACCCAAGTCTGACAGGGGTTCACGCTCTCACAGCAGATCCAAGGAGAAGTCTGAGAAGTCTCGGTCCAGATCCAGGTCCAGGTCTCGATCTCCCAAAGAAAATGGTAAAGGAGATGCTAAGTCTAAGTCCAGGTCAAGGAGTAGGTCTCGTTCCAATTCTCCGCAGCAGCAGCCATCTGCCAAGGCTCGTTCAGAGTCACCACCCAAAAGAGCTGCATCGAGGTCCCGCTCCAGATCTCGTTCAAAATCTCGCTCACGATCAAGATCTAGTTCAAGAGATTAA